From the Amblyraja radiata isolate CabotCenter1 chromosome 12, sAmbRad1.1.pri, whole genome shotgun sequence genome, one window contains:
- the LOC116979331 gene encoding interferon-inducible GTPase 5-like, which yields MASSSQSEYFSQHEIYQLKVSYEQGGLSMFATLIMKKLNDIENAELNIAVTGEAGAGKSTFINAMRGLRGCDEGAAEIGNIETTMEQTPYKHSTFPNVCFWDLPGVETTKFPMKDYVSRMGLTTYDFFIIISQNRFTENDAKVAKEIQNLGKKFYFVRSQIDNDFSSLEMQGIDFDRMRKLEEMKQNISCGLTEVGISNPIIFQISCLPPANSNLDEFKQTLLDNLNGIKKDVLLMSLQSTTVKIVEMKQAQLKERIWMLATVSGVLGVVSVPGLYFAVDLVILVTAIIDFRKSLGLDDASLQRLANVAKKPVEFLKAEVRSPLMGEINAEFVKQMLWRSSIVAVSMVEVALNMIPIIGSIFGSVSSLKMTYKLLTDVLDELVENAQRMVKVAFATDPSHPQ from the coding sequence ATGGCTTCATCTTCACAATCTGAATACTTCAGTCAGCACGAAATCTATCAACTGAAAGTTAGTTATGAGCAGGGTGGGCTGAGCATGTTTGCGACACTGATCATGAAGAAATTGAACGATATAGAAAATGCAGAGCTTAACATCGCTGTGACAGGGGAAGCAGGTGCAGGGAAATCCACCTTCATCAACGCCATGAGGGGGCTGCGGGGCTGCGATGAGGGTGCAGCTGAAATCGGGAACATTGAAACCACaatggagcaaactccatacaaacattcCACCTTCCCTAATGTTTGCTTCTGGGACCTGCCGGGAGTTGAAACAACAAAGTTTCCAATGAAGGATTACGTGAGCAGAATGGGACTTACTACATACGATTTTTTCATAATAATCTCACAGAATCGATTCACCGAAAACGATGCAAAGGTCGCCAAGGAGATTCAAAACTTGGGGAAGAAGTTCTACTTCGTACGAAGTCAAATTGACAATGATTTCAGTTCTTTAGAAATGCAAGGTATAGATTTTGACAGAATGAGGAAACTTGAAGAGATGAAACAAAACATAAGTTGCGGTTTGACGGAAGTAGGGATTTCAAACCCCATTATTTTCCAGATATCATGCCTTCCCCCAGCAAACAGTAATTTAGATGAGTTTAAGCAAACGCTTCTAGATAATCTCAATGGAATAAAGAAAGATGTTCTATTGATGTCACTTCAAAGCACAACAGTGAAGATTGTGGAGATGAAACAAGCCCAGTTGAAGGAACGTATCTGGATGTTGGCAACAGTCTCAGGAGTTTTGGGAGTGGTGTCGGTTCCCGGATTGTATTTCGCCGTTGACCTCGTGATACTAGTCACTGCAATAATAGATTTCCGCAAAAGTCTCGGCCTGGATGATGCCTCCCTTCAGAGACTGGCCAATGTTGCAAAGAAACCTGTGGAATTTCTGAAAGCAGAAGTAAGAAGCCCACTGATGGGTGAAATAAATGCGGAGTTTGTGAAACAAATGTTGTGGCGTTCCAGTATTGTTGCTGTTTCAATGGTGGAAGTGGCCCTTAACATGATACCAATCATTGGCTCCATCTTCGGTTCAGTATCATCACTTAAAATGACTTACAAGTTGCTGACCGACGTACTGGATGAACTTGTGGAGAATGCCCAGAGAATGGTGAAAGTTGCATTTGCCACTGATCCTAGTCATCCACAATAA